The genomic DNA TTCGAAGGGGGACTTATGTTGAGTGGGTATGCGCGCAGACATGCGTGTGATACAGACATACTATCTATATCATGTCAACAGAAAAAATGCGCCTAGAAGCAGTTTTTTCGTCTTTTCAGAAAATTACGTGCGGATCAGGGTTAGGTTAGGCTCGTTAGGCTCCCGGTGATGACCAAGCATCCTGCCCAGCGATATAGGACCGCACTTGTGCCTCGGAAAATCGAACGTGCGTCGGCATGCGATGGTCAGGCCTGCTATTGACGCGGGAGGACCCGCGTCTCACCATCGGTGCCCGTGAAATCAACCGCGAAACACTCCGATGTGGCTCAGACCAACAGGACCGCCACAAGCAGAAGTAAACAAATTCACCAACTCCGCGCGGGCGTGATTGGCGCAGGTTTTATCGGTCCGGTGCACATGGAAGCATTGCGCCGGTTGGGGGTGCAAGTGGTCGCTTTGTGCGACTTGCCGGATCGAGTGCAGGCGGCCGCCGCGAAATTTGGCATTCCCCGGGCCTTTGGGGATTTCCGCCAAATGCTGCGCTCTGCCGAGGTGGATGTGGTGCATATTACCGTGCCAAACCGTTTGCACTGCGCCATGGCTTTGGCCGCGCTGGAGGCAGGCAAGCACTGCATCTGCGAAAAGCCCCTGGCGATGAACACCAGGGAAACCACCGCCATTACCCGGAAGGCCCAAAAAACCGGCGCCGTTTTCGCCGTTAATTACAATGTGCGGTTCTACCCGGCAGTCCTGCAGTTGCGCCAAATGGTGGCCCGAGGCGGGATGGGCGAGATCATTCACGTGAACGGGTCGTACTTGCAGGACTGGCTCTTCAAAGACACGGACTACAATTGGCGTTTGCTCCCACAGGAAGGCGGGAAGCTGCGCGCCGTGGCTGACATTGGCACCCATTGGATGGACACCGTTTCGTTCATTCTAGGCGCCAGGATCAAATCGGTTTTGGCCGACCTCAGCACCTGGCATCGAACTCGCCAACGGCCCCTGGGCGAGGTGGAGACCTTCGCTAAAGCCGACGGCATAAGGAAATCCGTTGCGTTTAACGTTACCACGGATGATTTTGCGAGCGTGCTCATTGAGTTCGACAACGGAGCCCGCGGGAACCTGACCGTCTCCCAGGTGGCAGCCGGGCGGAAGAACTGTATTCGCCTGGAGATTTACGGAACGAAAAAGTCCGCCTGGTGGTGTTCCGAAGAACCGGAGACTTTGCATTTTGGAAACCGGGACACAGCCAACGAAACGGCCGTGCGGGGGACCCCTGTTTTCGGTCCGGACATTGCACCGTATATTGACTATCCTCCGGGCCATGTAGAAGGCTTTCCAGACACCTTCAAAATGCTCTTCCGCTCGGTATATTCCTGTATTGTCAATGGTGGCCGAGGCGAGCGGCTCTTCGCGAGCCCTGCAGACGGTCATTACGAGGTGGCGGTGTGCGAGGCGATTCACAAGAGCCACCAGACCAGGCGATGGGTGCGCGTGAGAGGCGGGAAAGACTGATCACCTTGACTTTAATGTGTTTGTGGACTCTTTACAGCGATTCGCAGCCCAAAACGATATGAAAT from Verrucomicrobiia bacterium includes the following:
- a CDS encoding Gfo/Idh/MocA family oxidoreductase, with protein sequence MIGAGFIGPVHMEALRRLGVQVVALCDLPDRVQAAAAKFGIPRAFGDFRQMLRSAEVDVVHITVPNRLHCAMALAALEAGKHCICEKPLAMNTRETTAITRKAQKTGAVFAVNYNVRFYPAVLQLRQMVARGGMGEIIHVNGSYLQDWLFKDTDYNWRLLPQEGGKLRAVADIGTHWMDTVSFILGARIKSVLADLSTWHRTRQRPLGEVETFAKADGIRKSVAFNVTTDDFASVLIEFDNGARGNLTVSQVAAGRKNCIRLEIYGTKKSAWWCSEEPETLHFGNRDTANETAVRGTPVFGPDIAPYIDYPPGHVEGFPDTFKMLFRSVYSCIVNGGRGERLFASPADGHYEVAVCEAIHKSHQTRRWVRVRGGKD